In Euwallacea fornicatus isolate EFF26 chromosome 19, ASM4011564v1, whole genome shotgun sequence, the sequence CGCCGTGGCTTCTCATCGCTGCCAAATTGCAGGATCCGTTCACCACCTCCGTATTTATCGGCATTTTTATATACGGACCAAAGGACGttcaaaattgatatattttagTATACCCTGACAcgaagttttttatttaatgagaaaCCCGCTGATGACCTCAGCAAACTTTCTTTTAGTCCAGATAGACCAGAGATaccttaaaatatatattttttaattacccaTAAATCAATCAAAGAGTCGATTGCAACCCTGCATTTTCTTTAAACCAGGACTTTTTGTCCTAGAtctcaatataaaaattttcttgacaaatgGTGAAGCTAACATCACGTTGCAATCctgggatttttttaaatcgtccaGCTTGCGTTTAGGCATGTCTTCTTCATCGCACTCATTCGGATTTGGAAGGCAATACTTTAGAGTAATTGATTGGTGTAAAGTTTCTTTAAATTACACAATTCTGAAAAGGAGCATTTCCCAGTTAATTaactatatttaaaatacGGTACCTCTCCTGTAAGAGCGCCGAGCACTAAAAAAGGCCATTTTCCGGTCTCTTAATGAAAAGTATCGTTTATTCTCGGTCCCGAAATGGATTTTCTCGGGCATGCAAGATTTCCTTTTGATTGATTTAATTCGTCACGTGCACcctggaaaataatatttttcgaatttcgaatGTAATATACTACGTATTCTAGTACTGAATGAGCGAAAGTGACTGTAAGTTTGATTTTGATCCGTTTCGCCCGATGTAAATAGTTTTTAGGATGTTAAATACTGCatgaagtgaaaaataaatatatggaGTCCAGTCAAACTGGTGTGCGTATATCATCACAAGAATCGCCGTGGTCTTATGCGTTTTCTCACTGTTCTTGGAACAATTACCTTTAGCAGAGCTTAAACCGATACAGCTCCCAAAAAGCCTATCATAAACCTCAATAATTACGAGCTTCCAACGAAGACGCAGAACAAAAAGGTTTCTTAAAAATGGAGGCCCTTATTACGTCGGGTTTTTTATGTGTTCCGGCTACAGCAGAGGAAACATTACTTTGCATTTATAAGcgcactaaattaaaaattgtaaagctACCTGGCTAATTACCGCCCAAAGAAAATTAGTTCCGAAACGTTAAGTGGCGCGCCGTAACGGCCGCGCTCGCGTTTTTATGACGCCCCCCCCTCCCTCCCCCGAAAAAGACTCCCCAACCGCCCTTCGCATTAATTCGGCAGCAGGGGGGGAAACTGGGGGCCTAACGACATCGCAAATGAGGTCGTGTTAGAAGCTGCAGGGACATTTTGCTGAGTAAATTTTAAGTCGTTCAGACGGGGCTACTGGAAGAATAATTAAgacacgtttttttttggccTACTAAAACGGTTTAAGGTGAGATAATGGCATGCAGGATGTGGTTGGTACCATCGGGAGGCTGCACAGCCACTTCAAAGAGAGTTTACTGTGCCAGAGCAGGCTTTATCTTGCCGGTGATAATTCAGCGTTAATGCCCATGTTACTCAAGTTAAAAGCAACATCTGGCAATACCTGGCGAACTATTAAAAGTATTTCGGCTTGTCTTTGAAGTTTTATCACTTTCCCGACCGTAAAAAAAGCGCGCATTACTTACATGTCGCGTAGCTTAACGAGGCTCTCAGGTTTAGTTCCTATGTAAGCATAATTCATAATATTGTCCACTTTTGCAGGAGCAACAGCAAATTGTGAATTACACTTCCTGCTGAAAATATATCTATTTCGCCTAGACCCACGGGATATATAAGATGTCCCAAAAAAGTATAAGCACTGCCTTTTATTGAGAAGTTTCCCAAAATTCACGAGTTTTGcttgttttattaatatatatttttgaataatacttcgatagatatttttgtttctatatgcatttgtaaattaaataaaatattgatgtATATTATTTGGCCCTTGGACGCTTGCTTTTTTCCGATATATGAAATATTCCACAATATTAGATAAAATCTAACACGCGCGTAACGACATAACGAAATAGGGCGAGTGATTGTAGATTAAACAGGAGCGGTCTAAGGTATTTTTGACCCTAACTTTTTGTTTGCAATGTTTCCTTTAGTTGAGCGATACAAATTcaagaaatatattaattttatatttatactaAAAAAGTCGTAAAAAGGCATCATAAAATTCCTGTAAATGAATATCTGACGTAATGACCATACAGGCCCTAAAAATCCAATTCACATTTAAAATGTAGATATGAATAAGAAAAGAGCGAGGACAATGTACATCGTCTTTATCAAATTATCCAAAACGAAAGCACCAAGAATTGCCCTTTTGAGGAGCATATGTAGAGATATAAGATATCTACTTCTATATGTTACAGTTATAGACTTGATCTACAATATTCACTGACTCCAATCAATTGCGACTTTACGcattcatttgaaaatattttaggggCGTCATTACTGGTATTTAGGTATAATTTGCACTCGCAACGGCGTAATGgtttgacattatttttaataatttaacatgGTTTTCTACTAttaagtgttttattttaaaattattgcatcGAAATTTATTACCACAAAAATTGACTTATCTTGGTCTTCAAACTATGTTTATCCGCctaaaaattactaataaaatgttttaaaatgtacagGTCTGAATACTTGCATGATTATTATGTACCTGGCTGATGCATGACAATTCAGTacttatttctcaaaaaatcaaaatcatttAACTCAAACATTTTCATATGTGTATAATGCCCTAAGTTATAGATCtccaaaattattgttttaaaatcttcTTCTCCAGTTCATTCAAAGCTTCAAAGAGACTTTTTTCCCCTTTATCATTAATACCCTGTCTCCGCATATTATCCAATTGAAGCAAGATGCTCTCAGTACTCTTCTCATTCCCTTCATATATCTTTTCACAAGCATGTAGCAGTGGCAAATACAGCTGTAGCAAATCTGTATCACTGCAAGAATGCAAGGCATAGTTACAATGTAAAATAAGTTAATATTATATCTCCCTTACCTTACTCCATCAAATCTATACAGTGCCAAATCTGACCACCTTACTGCGTGTGCTAGTTTGGGGTGTTCCTCACAACATGCCACAATCCAGCACAGAGTCAGTAAGACTGCATGAGATCTATCTGAAAATACCTAAAATCATAACAGTAACTAAAACTAGAGAttattttgaagtaaaataATACCTTATTCAATAACTTGAAGAcattttggaacttttcaaatgcTAAAATATAAGAAGATTGTtgttcaaacaattttttagccTCAGTAAGTTCAGGTTCCTGCAAGAAGGTTTGCATAGATTTTGAGGTTCTTATTTTACTCTCACTGCCCACATGTCGTAATACAGATTCAAAAGCGGTGCTCCGGGCTGATATAAGTTCGTTGTCAAAATTTCCAGTAAGGACTTTCTTTGGAAACTGAGTATCAGCCATGAAGTCCGGAAAGTCTCTTTTAAGACCATTATAGAGATTTTGGAATTGAGTGTACCTTCGATCAATCACAGAAGGAGTCAAATCATCACTGCCAGATATGTAACGCACTTGCAGGGTGTAAATTACATGCTTTTTCTCAGCGGGCTGTTCTGAGATTCGAGCTGAGATTATTTCAAAGACTAGGCCCTGTTCGGCTGCACCTGGAATCATGTAAAGAAGGGTTAAAACTGGCTAAAAGGGCGGCGACAACTCACTTAagatttgagtcattttggattGTGAATCATGGATAAACGAAAGAAACTACactattatttgtttcgttaaCAAATTGCTTTGTTTGTTTTCTTCCTATCAGTTGAGTTTTTGACATTAAACAGCTGattataacaataaacaacaGCTGTTTTTTGTTCAAGCTTGCAGTATTGTCACATTGCAGACCCAAATCtcatcaatttttccattcttctcATCGCCATTTCATAGATAACTGAGCTAACTTAGCATCACTACAATTTCTGAGAATATTAACTTTATTGCTCATAAACTCTAAGAGACTTTCActttaaatcatttatttaGTGTCTACATTGTCTACatgaacaaataaattaaaactggcAATGCTTGTCATAAACTGATCCTTCCTTAAAGTGGGGTTAAAAAGTCTAGGGATTTCTTATTGAAATGTTTATCatagatttttgaaatgtccCGAAGATGCTCATTTGAAATTctgtttccaaaaattcaacataaatttctgATGCATCATTGGAAAATTGGTACCTCAAACTTCTCAACGTAGTCTTATAATGAGCTCCGTAGTGACGAGATACATAGAGGCGACTACCTTCAACTGGCAAGAGTTCGTTTGTGGCTGGGGGGCTGCAGTGATCAACGTGTCTGTAACGTATCCTATTAACAAGCTGATTTTTAGACAGGTATGTTTGGAGAGTCCATTCCATGTAATACAAGTTAcagttaaaatgtttttgcagATGCTGCATGGGATCAAGGTGCAAAATGCTTTCGATCAGCTTAGAGCAGAGGGAATGTATTATTTGTATCGAGGAATGCTGCCTCCGCTATGCCAGAAGTCACTTTCACTCTCCTTGATGTTTGGAGTGTATGAAGAAGTTCGTCAACCCCTTGTTAAAGTAAATGTAGATCCATATATGGCAAAAATCATTGGAGGACTTGTGTCAGGAACAACAGAAAGCATATTAATGCCCTTTGAACGTATACAAACACTTTTAGCAAATTCCCTTTATCACCATGAGCTGAAGAACACAGCTcacacatttaaaatattgcatgAATATGGATTTAGAGAGTACTATCGAGGCTTAGTTCCGATTTTGTTGCGAAACGGGCCATCAAATGCCTGCTTCTTTATGATGAGAGAAGAACTACAGGAGCATATTTGTGATATTGACAATGAAATGTTGAAAACTAGTGCAGAATTTATGGGAGGTGCCCTTATAGGTGTAGTTTTATCCACCTTTTTTTATCCCTTAAATGTTCTGAAAGTGACAATGCAAAACAAAATTGGCGGCAGTTTTGACAGtccattaaaagttttagTGAACATCTACAGGGAACGTGGGGGAAAAATTCGATATATTTATCATGGGGTGCAAATGAACTGTACTAGGGCCTTTGTGAGTTGGGGCGTCATGAATGCTGCCTAT encodes:
- the Snx21 gene encoding sorting nexin-20 → MTQILSAAEQGLVFEIISARISEQPAEKKHVIYTLQVRYISGSDDLTPSVIDRRYTQFQNLYNGLKRDFPDFMADTQFPKKVLTGNFDNELISARSTAFESVLRHVGSESKIRTSKSMQTFLQEPELTEAKKLFEQQSSYILAFEKFQNVFKLLNKVFSDRSHAVLLTLCWIVACCEEHPKLAHAVRWSDLALYRFDGVSDTDLLQLYLPLLHACEKIYEGNEKSTESILLQLDNMRRQGINDKGEKSLFEALNELEKKILKQ
- the LOC136345243 gene encoding mitochondrial nicotinamide adenine dinucleotide transporter SLC25A52; protein product: MSSVVTRYIEATTFNWQEFVCGWGAAVINVSVTYPINKLIFRQMLHGIKVQNAFDQLRAEGMYYLYRGMLPPLCQKSLSLSLMFGVYEEVRQPLVKVNVDPYMAKIIGGLVSGTTESILMPFERIQTLLANSLYHHELKNTAHTFKILHEYGFREYYRGLVPILLRNGPSNACFFMMREELQEHICDIDNEMLKTSAEFMGGALIGVVLSTFFYPLNVLKVTMQNKIGGSFDSPLKVLVNIYRERGGKIRYIYHGVQMNCTRAFVSWGVMNAAYEHIKALVY